One Ostrinia nubilalis chromosome 6, ilOstNubi1.1, whole genome shotgun sequence genomic region harbors:
- the LOC135072746 gene encoding basic proline-rich protein-like: SPPSPPPPPWLPLPPPPPFPPSPPSPPPPPWLPLPPPWLPLPPPPPFPPSPPSPPPPPWLPLPPPPPFPPSPPSPPPSPWLPLPPPWLPLPPPPPFPPSPPSPPPPPPPPPPFPPSPPSPPPPPWLPLPPPPPFPPSPPSPPPPPWLPLPPPWLPLPPPPPFPPSPPSPPPPPWLPLPPPPPFPPSPPSPPPSPWLPLPPPWLPLPPPPPFPPSPPSPPPPPWLPLPPPPPFPPSPPSPPPSPWLPLPPPWLPLPPPPPFPPSPPSPPPSPWLPLPPPWLPLPPPPPFPPSPPSPPPPPWLPLPPPPPFPPSPPSPPPPPWLPLPPPPPPPPSPPFPPSPPSPPPPPWLPLPPPWLPLPPPPPFPPSPPSPPSPPWLPLPPPPPFPPSPPSPPPPPWLPLPPPPPFPPSPPSPPSPPWLPLPPPPPFPPSPPSPPPPPWLPLPPPWLPLPPPPPFPPSPPSPPPPPWLPLPPPPPPPPSPPFPTSPPSPPPPPWLPLPPPPPFPPSPPSPPPPPWLPLPPPPPFPPSSPSPPSPPWLPLPPPPPFPPSPPSPPPPPWLPLPPPPPFPPSPPSPPPPPWLPLPPPPPFPPSPPSPPPPPWLPLPSPPPFPPSPPSPPPPPWLPLPPPPPFPPSPPSPPPPPWLPLPPPPPPPP, translated from the exons TCTCCACCTTCTCCGCCTCCTCCTCCTTGGTTACCATTGCCTCCACCGCCTCCATTTCCTCCATCTCCACCTTCTCCGCCGCCTCCTCCTTGGTTACCATTGCCTCCTCCTTGGTTACCATTGCCTCCACCGCCTCCATTTCCTCCATCTCCACCTTCTCCGCCTCCTCCTCCTTGGTTACCATTGCCTCCACCGCCTCCATTTCCTCCATCTCCACCTTCTCCGCCTCCTTCTCCTTGGTTACCATTGCCTCCTCCTTGGTTACCATTGCCTCCACCGCCTCCATTTCCTCCATCTCCACCTTCTCCGCCTCCTCCTCC GCCTCCACCGCCTCCATTTCCTCCATCTCCACCTTCTCCGCCTCCTCCTCCTTGGTTACCATTGCCTCCACCGCCTCCATTTCCTCCATCTCCACCTTCTCCGCCGCCTCCTCCTTGGTTACCATTGCCTCCTCCTTGGTTACCATTGCCTCCACCGCCTCCATTTCCTCCATCTCCACCTTCTCCGCCTCCTCCTCCTTGGTTACCATTGCCTCCACCGCCTCCATTTCCTCCATCTCCACCTTCTCCGCCTCCTTCTCCTTGGTTACCATTGCCTCCTCCTTGGTTACCATTGCCTCCACCGCCTCCATTTCCTCCATCTCCACCTTCTCCGCCTCCTCCTCCTTGGTTACCATTGCCTCCACCGCCTCCATTTCCTCCATCTCCACCTTCTCCGCCTCCTTCTCCTTGGTTACCATTGCCTCCTCCTTGGTTACCATTGCCTCCACCGCCTCCATTTCCTCCATCTCCACCTTCTCCGCCTCCTTCTCCTTGGTTACCATTGCCTCCTCCTTGGTTACCATTGCCTCCACCGCCTCCATTTCCTCCATCTCCACCTTCTCCGCCTCCTCCTCCTTGGTTACCATTGCCTCCACCGCCTCCATTTCCTCCATCTCCACCTTCTCCGCCTCCTCCTCCTTGGTTACCATTGCCTCCACCGCCTCCACCGCCTCCTTCGCCTCCATTTCCTCCATCTCCACCTTCTCCGCCGCCTCCTCCTTGGTTACCATTGCCTCCTCCTTGGTTACCATTGCCTCCACCGCCTCCATTTCCTCCATCTCCACCTTCTCCGCCGTCTCCTCCTTGGTTACCATTGCCTCCACCGCCTCCATTTCCTCCATCTCCACCTTCTCCGCCGCCTCCTCCTTGGTTACCATTGCCTCCACCGCCTCCATTTCCTCCATCTCCACCTTCTCCGCCGTCTCCTCCTTGGTTACCATTGCCTCCACCGCCTCCATTTCCTCCATCTCCACCTTCTCCGCCTCCTCCTCCTTGGTTACCATTGCCTCCTCCTTGGTTACCATTGCCTCCACCGCCTCCATTTCCTCCATCTCCACCTTCTCCGCCTCCTCCTCCTTGGTTACCATTGCCTCCACCGCCTCCACCGCCTCCTTCGCCTCCATTTCCTACATCTCCACCTTCTCCGCCGCCTCCTCCTTGGTTACCATTGCCTCCACCGCCTCCATTTCCTCCATCTCCACCTTCTCCGCCGCCTCCTCCTTGGTTACCATTGCCTCCACCGCCTCCATTTCCTCCATCTTCACCTTCTCCACCGTCTCCTCCTTGGTTACCATTGCCTCCACCGCCTCCATTTCCTCCATCTCCACCTTCTCCGCCGCCTCCTCCTTGGTTACCATTGCCTCCACCGCCTCCATTTCCTCCATCTCCACCTTCTCCGCCTCCTCCTCCTTGGTTACCATTGCCTCCACCGCCTCCATTTCCTCCATCTCCACCTTCTCCGCCGCCTCCTCCTTGGTTACCATTGCCTTCACCGCCTCCATTTCCTCCATCTCCACCTTCTCCGCCGCCTCCTCCTTGGTTACCATTGCCTCCACCGCCTCCATTTCCTCCATCTCCACCTTCTCCGCCGCCTCCTCCTTGGTTACCATTGCCTCCACCGCCTCCACCGCCTCCA